The following are from one region of the Camelus dromedarius isolate mCamDro1 chromosome 16, mCamDro1.pat, whole genome shotgun sequence genome:
- the RNF112 gene encoding RING finger protein 112 isoform X1 yields the protein MGLRRGDGGPETQGEGRSLDSLLNNIFVPCPHLLSKERKRSFMGNSGNRWSHTPFPKLELGLVSRPAVPRELPACSICLERLREPISLACGHDFCPRCFSTHRVPGCGPPCCPECRKTCRQRKGLRGLGERIRLLPRRPLPAALQAQETCTVRAEPLLLVRINASGGLILRMGAVNRCLKHPLARDTPVCLLAVLGEQHSGKTFLLNHLLRGLPGLESGEGSWPRGGGSLQGFRWGASSLTRGIWMWSHPFLLGKEGRKVAVFLVDTGDALSPELSRETRTRLCALTAMLSSYQILTTSQELKDTDLEHLETFVHVAEVMGRHYGMVPIQHLDLLVRDSSHPSKVGQGHVGDIIQKLCGKYPKVQELLQGRRARCYLLPAPGRWWASQSHSSPGDTDGDARHLRTYVADVLSAAPQHAKSRCQGYWSEGRPVARGDRRLLTGQQLAQEIKNLSGWMGRMGPGCASPDEMAAQLQDLRTVEAAKKEFEEYVRQQDVATKRIFSALRVLPDTMRNLLSAQKEALLARHGAALLCSGREQTLGALEAELQAEAKAFMDSYTVRFCGHLAAVGGAVGAGLMGLAGGVVGAGMAAAALAAEAGMVAAGAAVGATGAAVVGGGVGAGLAATVGCMEKEEDERVQGGDREPLLQEE from the exons atgggtcTGCGGAGGGGAGATGGGGGCCCTGAAACCCAGGGTGAAGGCAGAAGTCTGGATTCTCTTCTGAATAACATTTTTGTCCCCTGCCCCCATCTTCTCTCCAAGGAGAGAAAACGAAGCTTCATGGGAAACAGCGGCAACAGGTG GTCGCACACGCCGTTCCCCaagctggagctggggctggtgTCCCGGCCGGCGGTGCCCCGGGAGCTGCCCGCCTGCTCCATCTGCCTGGAGAGGCTGCGCGAGCCCATCTCGCTGGCCTGTGGCCACGACTTCTGCCCGCGGTGCTTCAGCACCCACCGCGTGCCGGGCTGCGGGCCGCCTTGCTGCCCCGAGTGCCGCAAGACCTGCCGGCAGCGGAAGGGGCTgcggggcctgggggagaggatCAGGCTGCTGCCGCGGAGGCCACTGCCCGCCGCGCTGCAG GCCCAGGAGACCTGCACCGTCAGGGCCGAGCCGCTGCTGCTGGTGCGGATCAACGCCTCCGGGGGCCTCATCCTGAGGATGGGGGCCGTCAACCGCTGCCTGAAGCACCCCCTGGCTAGGGACACCCCTGTCTGCCTCCTCGCTGTCCTTGGGGAGCAGCACTCGGGCAAGACCTTCCTCCTCAACCACCTGCTCCGGGGCCTGCCTGGCCTG GAGTCTGGGGAGGGCAGCTGGCCAAGGGGAGGAGGCTCCCTGCAGGGGTTCAGATGGGGTGCCAGCAGCCTGACCAGGGGCATCTGGATGTGGAGTCACCCCTTcctgctggggaaggaggggaggaag GTGGCTGTGTTTCTGGTGGACACAGGGGAtgccctgagccctgagctgaGCAGAGAAACAAGGACCAGGCTCTGCGCCCTCACCGCCATGCTGAGCTCCTACCAG ATCCTCACCACCTCCCAGGAGCTTAAGGATACAGACCTGGAACATCTGGAG ACGTTTGTCCATGTGGCCGAGGTGATGGGCAGACACTATGGGATGGTGCCAATCCAG CACCTGGACCTCCTAGTTCGTGACTCATCCCACCCCAGCAAGGTGGGGCAGGGGCACGTGGGTGACATCATCCAG AAATTGTGCGGCAAATACCCCAAGGTCCAGGAGCTGCTCCAAGGGCGGCGAGCTCGCTGTTACCTCCTGCCTGCTCCCGGGAGGTGGTGGGCCAGCCAGAGCCACAGCAGCCCAGGCG ACACAGATGGTGATGCCCGCCACCTCCGCACCTACGTGGCCGATGTGCTGAGCGCAGCCCCCCAGCACGCCAAGAGCCGCTGCCAGGGGTACTGGAGCGAGGGGCGCCCTGTGGCCCGGGGGGACCGACGCCTGCTCACAGGGCAGCAGCTGGCTCAGGAAATCAAG AACCTCTCTGGCTGGATGGGCAGGATGGGACCCGGGTGTGCCTCTCCAGACGAG ATGGCCGCCCAGCTGCAGGACCTGCGGACCGTGGAAGCCGCCAAGAAAGAGTTTGAGGAGTATGTGCGGCAACAG GACGTGGCCACCAAGCGCATATTCTCTGCACTCCGGGTGCTGCCAGACACCATGCGGAACCTCCTCTCGGCCCAGAAGGAAGCGCTCCTAGCCCGGCACGGGGCGGCCTTGCTGTGCTCAGGCCGGGAGCAGACCCTCGGGGCCCTGGAGGCCGAGCTGCAGGCCGAGGCCAAGGCCTTCATGGACTCCTACACCGTGCGCTTCTGCGGCCACCTGGCTGCCGTGGGCGGCGCTGTGGGCGCGGGGCTCATGGGCCTGGCAGGGGGCGTAGTGGGTGCGGGCATGGCCGCGGCGGCATTGGCGGCGGAGGCTGGGATGGTGGCAGCTGGGGCTGCGGTAGGGGCCACGGGGGCCGCGGTGGTTGGGGGAGGCGTGGGCGCTGGGTTGGCAGCCACTGTGGGCTgcatggagaaggaggaggacgagagggtgcagggaggggacCGGGAGCCCCTGCTGCAGGAGGAGTGA
- the RNF112 gene encoding RING finger protein 112 isoform X2, with protein MPRSPLSVISFCHQLGKQERKRSFMGNSGNRWSHTPFPKLELGLVSRPAVPRELPACSICLERLREPISLACGHDFCPRCFSTHRVPGCGPPCCPECRKTCRQRKGLRGLGERIRLLPRRPLPAALQAQETCTVRAEPLLLVRINASGGLILRMGAVNRCLKHPLARDTPVCLLAVLGEQHSGKTFLLNHLLRGLPGLESGEGSWPRGGGSLQGFRWGASSLTRGIWMWSHPFLLGKEGRKVAVFLVDTGDALSPELSRETRTRLCALTAMLSSYQILTTSQELKDTDLEHLETFVHVAEVMGRHYGMVPIQHLDLLVRDSSHPSKVGQGHVGDIIQKLCGKYPKVQELLQGRRARCYLLPAPGRWWASQSHSSPGDTDGDARHLRTYVADVLSAAPQHAKSRCQGYWSEGRPVARGDRRLLTGQQLAQEIKNLSGWMGRMGPGCASPDEMAAQLQDLRTVEAAKKEFEEYVRQQDVATKRIFSALRVLPDTMRNLLSAQKEALLARHGAALLCSGREQTLGALEAELQAEAKAFMDSYTVRFCGHLAAVGGAVGAGLMGLAGGVVGAGMAAAALAAEAGMVAAGAAVGATGAAVVGGGVGAGLAATVGCMEKEEDERVQGGDREPLLQEE; from the exons ATGCCCAGGTCCCCCTTGTCAGTCATTTCCTTTTGTCACCAGCTTGGCAAACAG GAGAGAAAACGAAGCTTCATGGGAAACAGCGGCAACAGGTG GTCGCACACGCCGTTCCCCaagctggagctggggctggtgTCCCGGCCGGCGGTGCCCCGGGAGCTGCCCGCCTGCTCCATCTGCCTGGAGAGGCTGCGCGAGCCCATCTCGCTGGCCTGTGGCCACGACTTCTGCCCGCGGTGCTTCAGCACCCACCGCGTGCCGGGCTGCGGGCCGCCTTGCTGCCCCGAGTGCCGCAAGACCTGCCGGCAGCGGAAGGGGCTgcggggcctgggggagaggatCAGGCTGCTGCCGCGGAGGCCACTGCCCGCCGCGCTGCAG GCCCAGGAGACCTGCACCGTCAGGGCCGAGCCGCTGCTGCTGGTGCGGATCAACGCCTCCGGGGGCCTCATCCTGAGGATGGGGGCCGTCAACCGCTGCCTGAAGCACCCCCTGGCTAGGGACACCCCTGTCTGCCTCCTCGCTGTCCTTGGGGAGCAGCACTCGGGCAAGACCTTCCTCCTCAACCACCTGCTCCGGGGCCTGCCTGGCCTG GAGTCTGGGGAGGGCAGCTGGCCAAGGGGAGGAGGCTCCCTGCAGGGGTTCAGATGGGGTGCCAGCAGCCTGACCAGGGGCATCTGGATGTGGAGTCACCCCTTcctgctggggaaggaggggaggaag GTGGCTGTGTTTCTGGTGGACACAGGGGAtgccctgagccctgagctgaGCAGAGAAACAAGGACCAGGCTCTGCGCCCTCACCGCCATGCTGAGCTCCTACCAG ATCCTCACCACCTCCCAGGAGCTTAAGGATACAGACCTGGAACATCTGGAG ACGTTTGTCCATGTGGCCGAGGTGATGGGCAGACACTATGGGATGGTGCCAATCCAG CACCTGGACCTCCTAGTTCGTGACTCATCCCACCCCAGCAAGGTGGGGCAGGGGCACGTGGGTGACATCATCCAG AAATTGTGCGGCAAATACCCCAAGGTCCAGGAGCTGCTCCAAGGGCGGCGAGCTCGCTGTTACCTCCTGCCTGCTCCCGGGAGGTGGTGGGCCAGCCAGAGCCACAGCAGCCCAGGCG ACACAGATGGTGATGCCCGCCACCTCCGCACCTACGTGGCCGATGTGCTGAGCGCAGCCCCCCAGCACGCCAAGAGCCGCTGCCAGGGGTACTGGAGCGAGGGGCGCCCTGTGGCCCGGGGGGACCGACGCCTGCTCACAGGGCAGCAGCTGGCTCAGGAAATCAAG AACCTCTCTGGCTGGATGGGCAGGATGGGACCCGGGTGTGCCTCTCCAGACGAG ATGGCCGCCCAGCTGCAGGACCTGCGGACCGTGGAAGCCGCCAAGAAAGAGTTTGAGGAGTATGTGCGGCAACAG GACGTGGCCACCAAGCGCATATTCTCTGCACTCCGGGTGCTGCCAGACACCATGCGGAACCTCCTCTCGGCCCAGAAGGAAGCGCTCCTAGCCCGGCACGGGGCGGCCTTGCTGTGCTCAGGCCGGGAGCAGACCCTCGGGGCCCTGGAGGCCGAGCTGCAGGCCGAGGCCAAGGCCTTCATGGACTCCTACACCGTGCGCTTCTGCGGCCACCTGGCTGCCGTGGGCGGCGCTGTGGGCGCGGGGCTCATGGGCCTGGCAGGGGGCGTAGTGGGTGCGGGCATGGCCGCGGCGGCATTGGCGGCGGAGGCTGGGATGGTGGCAGCTGGGGCTGCGGTAGGGGCCACGGGGGCCGCGGTGGTTGGGGGAGGCGTGGGCGCTGGGTTGGCAGCCACTGTGGGCTgcatggagaaggaggaggacgagagggtgcagggaggggacCGGGAGCCCCTGCTGCAGGAGGAGTGA